One window from the genome of Streptomyces sp. NBC_00091 encodes:
- a CDS encoding DUF6225 family protein: MAEMFEHIPHVWTAARLREALADLPDETPIHIGVADGPGDFEGYGEYVLVEAEPVEMDVSASGAAEVRFTLFADARAGAYYLDTD, encoded by the coding sequence ATGGCTGAGATGTTCGAGCACATTCCGCACGTGTGGACCGCTGCGCGACTGCGCGAAGCTCTGGCAGACCTGCCTGATGAGACGCCGATCCACATCGGCGTCGCGGACGGGCCCGGGGACTTCGAGGGGTACGGCGAGTACGTCCTCGTCGAGGCGGAGCCGGTCGAGATGGACGTCAGCGCATCCGGTGCGGCGGAGGTGCGGTTCACCCTCTTCGCGGACGCGCGGGCCGGCGCCTACTACCTCGACACCGACTGA
- a CDS encoding MMPL family transporter translates to MLSKALLRLGASAARHPWRVIAAWLIAATLAVLAAVAFGGRTADSLTAPGLDSQRAAELIERAGTGQEGMTAQVVVTPLDDGATFFDDDSARTALTRLQTEVKRLPHVLGTSDPAGALDTGGDTAVRGGLVSADGRIAVVRVQYPDQSRLSAEDLDALVDLGDRLRAELPLRIEMGGNLFYAFSDPDGGVSELIGLLAAAAILFLAFGSLVAAVLPIGMAVFGLTVGVATMTVLAGVTEVPTFAPVLGSMVGLGVGIDYALFVLARHREYLACGLDPQAAAGRAVATAGRPVVFAGGTVVVSILGLAVANVPFMTVGGVAVSIVVLTMVLASVTLLPAFLGAAGPRLARAGRIGRALQTRKPGRLARRRDPAAGAAHAAGWRRWIGHVSRHPVPYAVGAAALLLTATLPVLGLRVGLPDDGSLPQSRTERRAYDLVAEGFGPGTNGPLVIAADPTGDPGVLDRLVGAVAADPGIASVAPTHIDRATGIATLVVFPTTSPQDKATADTIARLRTDVLPAAIGHGPARAHVGGAAASLSDVGQRTSQRLPVIVAAVLAMSFLLLMLVFRSILVPLKAVLLNLLSIGAAYGIMVAVFQWGWGGALIGLEATVPIVSFIPTFLFAILFGLSMDYEVFLLSRVREEYLRTGDNGTAIVEGVSGTARIITSAALIMVAVFLSFAVAEDPSTKMFGLGLATAIFIDATVVRMVLVPATMTLLGRTNWWLPKWLDRMLPRGPVGTDDTDAESTGETPASTAG, encoded by the coding sequence ATGCTCTCGAAAGCCCTGTTGCGCCTGGGCGCAAGCGCCGCCCGCCATCCCTGGCGGGTGATCGCGGCATGGCTGATCGCCGCCACGCTCGCCGTGCTCGCCGCCGTCGCCTTCGGCGGGCGGACCGCGGACTCGTTGACCGCTCCGGGACTGGACTCCCAGCGGGCCGCGGAACTGATCGAGCGGGCCGGCACCGGCCAGGAGGGGATGACCGCCCAAGTGGTCGTCACCCCCCTCGATGACGGTGCGACATTCTTCGACGACGACAGCGCGCGCACCGCTCTCACGCGGCTGCAGACCGAGGTGAAGCGGCTGCCGCACGTGCTCGGCACGAGCGACCCGGCGGGGGCACTCGACACGGGCGGGGACACCGCCGTGCGCGGCGGCCTCGTTTCGGCCGACGGGCGGATCGCGGTCGTCCGGGTGCAGTACCCCGACCAGAGCCGGCTGTCGGCCGAAGACCTCGACGCCCTCGTCGATCTCGGCGACCGGCTGCGCGCCGAGCTGCCGCTGCGCATCGAGATGGGCGGGAACCTCTTCTACGCCTTCTCCGACCCCGACGGCGGCGTGAGCGAGCTGATCGGCCTCCTCGCCGCGGCCGCGATCCTGTTCCTGGCGTTCGGTTCGCTCGTCGCCGCCGTGCTGCCGATCGGCATGGCGGTCTTCGGGCTGACCGTCGGGGTCGCCACGATGACGGTACTGGCGGGGGTGACAGAGGTCCCCACCTTCGCACCGGTCCTGGGCAGCATGGTCGGGCTCGGAGTGGGCATCGACTACGCGCTGTTCGTGCTCGCCAGGCACCGGGAGTACCTCGCGTGCGGGCTCGATCCGCAGGCGGCGGCCGGACGAGCGGTGGCAACGGCGGGGCGGCCGGTGGTCTTCGCCGGCGGCACCGTCGTCGTGTCGATCCTCGGCCTGGCGGTCGCGAACGTGCCGTTCATGACGGTGGGCGGGGTTGCCGTCTCGATCGTCGTCCTGACGATGGTGCTCGCGTCGGTGACGCTGCTGCCGGCCTTCCTCGGCGCGGCGGGCCCGCGCCTGGCCCGGGCCGGCCGGATCGGCCGGGCTCTGCAGACCAGGAAGCCGGGCCGACTCGCACGGCGGCGGGACCCGGCGGCAGGCGCCGCCCACGCCGCCGGGTGGCGTCGCTGGATCGGGCACGTCAGCCGGCACCCGGTGCCGTACGCGGTCGGCGCGGCGGCGCTGCTGCTGACCGCGACGCTGCCCGTGCTCGGCCTGCGCGTCGGCCTGCCCGACGACGGCTCACTGCCGCAGAGCCGTACCGAGCGCCGGGCCTACGACCTCGTCGCCGAGGGGTTCGGCCCGGGCACCAACGGTCCCCTCGTCATCGCCGCGGACCCCACCGGTGATCCGGGAGTGCTGGACCGACTCGTCGGGGCGGTCGCGGCGGATCCGGGCATCGCATCCGTCGCGCCGACGCACATCGATCGGGCCACCGGCATCGCGACCCTCGTGGTGTTCCCGACCACCAGCCCTCAGGACAAGGCCACGGCCGACACCATCGCCCGGCTGCGCACAGACGTGCTGCCCGCGGCGATCGGGCACGGCCCGGCCAGGGCCCACGTCGGCGGCGCCGCCGCGAGCCTGTCCGATGTGGGCCAACGCACCAGCCAACGCCTGCCGGTGATCGTCGCCGCCGTGCTGGCGATGTCGTTCCTGCTGCTGATGCTGGTCTTCCGCTCGATACTCGTACCGCTCAAGGCGGTACTGCTGAATCTGCTGAGCATCGGCGCGGCCTACGGCATCATGGTCGCGGTCTTCCAGTGGGGCTGGGGAGGCGCACTCATCGGGCTGGAAGCGACGGTTCCGATCGTGTCGTTCATCCCGACGTTCCTCTTCGCCATCCTGTTCGGCCTGTCGATGGACTACGAGGTGTTCCTCCTCTCCCGCGTACGCGAGGAGTACCTGCGCACCGGCGACAACGGCACGGCGATCGTTGAGGGCGTTTCGGGCACCGCCCGGATCATCACCTCGGCCGCCCTCATCATGGTGGCGGTCTTCCTGTCCTTCGCCGTCGCCGAGGACCCCTCCACCAAGATGTTCGGGCTCGGCCTGGCCACCGCGATCTTCATCGACGCCACGGTCGTACGCATGGTGCTGGTACCGGCGACCATGACACTCCTCGGCCGGACCAACTGGTGGCTGCCGAAGTGGTTGGACCGGATGCTTCCCCGCGGCCCGGTCGGCACCGACGACACCGACGCGGAATCCACGGGTGAGACCCCCGCGTCCACGGCTGGTTGA
- a CDS encoding sensor histidine kinase: MLRDDLRTLWTEPRPPDAPARVRRDWALLAAGLAGVALEATLRENVVWRPVAVVFTVWLCLLPLWRRTRPLAMVTLAFGSVILLPVASLVAAGREPFGLDTGAVVLVLVYALTRWGSGREIVLGGAVILAAGALCVVTYETPVVEKVGGFVFLLLPGVVGAAVRFRVTARERQLDQVRSREREQLARELHDTVAHHVSAMVIIAQAGRVLAGTDPSAAVEALEGVEEEGARTLEEMRAMVATLRDRGVGAELAPPAGVADLERLVRTPGGRLRVDLGLDGELDALPPAVDAAVYRIVQESVTNALRHAVDATELVVRVAAERHTVRVSVRDNGRRTGRGRDGYGLTGLRERATLLGGTLLAGPGTDRGWHVEAELPRARSKSGVHSRPRR; encoded by the coding sequence GTGCTCCGAGACGACCTGCGAACCCTGTGGACCGAACCCCGGCCGCCCGACGCGCCCGCCCGGGTGCGGCGGGACTGGGCGCTGCTCGCCGCGGGCCTTGCCGGTGTGGCGCTGGAGGCCACCCTGCGCGAGAACGTCGTGTGGCGGCCGGTGGCGGTGGTGTTCACCGTATGGCTGTGCCTGCTGCCCCTGTGGCGCCGGACCCGCCCGCTGGCGATGGTGACGCTGGCGTTCGGCTCGGTGATCCTGCTTCCGGTGGCCTCGCTCGTCGCCGCAGGGCGCGAGCCCTTCGGCCTGGACACCGGCGCGGTCGTGCTCGTGCTGGTGTACGCGCTGACCCGGTGGGGATCGGGACGCGAGATCGTGCTGGGCGGCGCGGTGATCCTCGCGGCCGGCGCGCTGTGTGTCGTCACGTACGAGACCCCGGTCGTCGAAAAGGTCGGGGGCTTCGTCTTCCTGCTGCTGCCCGGCGTGGTCGGGGCTGCCGTGCGGTTCCGGGTGACCGCTCGCGAGCGGCAGTTGGACCAGGTGCGCTCCCGCGAGCGCGAGCAGCTCGCCCGGGAACTGCACGACACGGTGGCCCACCACGTGTCGGCCATGGTGATCATCGCCCAGGCGGGCCGGGTGCTCGCGGGCACCGACCCGTCCGCCGCCGTCGAGGCGCTGGAGGGGGTCGAGGAGGAAGGGGCGCGCACGCTGGAGGAAATGCGCGCCATGGTCGCCACGCTGCGCGACCGCGGGGTCGGCGCCGAGCTGGCGCCCCCTGCCGGAGTCGCGGATCTGGAGCGCCTGGTGCGCACCCCGGGTGGTCGCCTCAGGGTCGACCTGGGGCTCGACGGCGAACTGGACGCGCTGCCCCCGGCCGTGGACGCGGCCGTCTACCGGATCGTGCAGGAGTCGGTGACCAACGCGCTGCGCCATGCGGTCGACGCGACCGAGCTCGTCGTTCGGGTCGCCGCGGAACGGCACACGGTACGGGTGAGCGTGCGCGACAACGGCCGGCGTACCGGCCGGGGTCGCGACGGATACGGACTTACCGGACTGCGCGAGCGCGCGACCCTGCTCGGCGGCACACTACTAGCCGGCCCGGGTACCGACCGGGGCTGGCATGTCGAAGCCGAACTGCCGAGAGCGAGGAGCAAGAGCGGTGTCCATTCGCGTCCTCGTCGCTGA
- a CDS encoding helix-turn-helix transcriptional regulator → MPIAVDIDVMLARRKMSVGELADRVGITPANLAVLKNGRAKAVRFATLAALCEVLQCQPGDLLRWEAEETEDAAGG, encoded by the coding sequence ATGCCGATCGCCGTCGACATCGACGTGATGCTGGCCAGGCGGAAGATGTCCGTGGGCGAGCTCGCGGACCGCGTGGGGATCACTCCCGCCAACCTGGCGGTACTCAAGAACGGCCGCGCCAAGGCGGTGCGCTTCGCGACGCTCGCCGCGCTCTGCGAGGTGCTCCAATGCCAGCCGGGCGACCTGCTGCGCTGGGAAGCCGAGGAAACCGAGGACGCCGCGGGCGGATGA
- a CDS encoding DUF2975 domain-containing protein, with protein MGKLTVGALRVVLVVVLAGTVFVQALMVWALATDPEDGSLPLTPLRVITILGMVSVQVALVCVWRLVTMVRRGTVFSHAAFRYVDGVIGAIVAAALVWFAVTAVNAPGQREDPGVTVIMGGVGVAILGVALIVLVLRMLLAQAVARDVEAAHMQAELDEVI; from the coding sequence GTGGGAAAGCTGACGGTAGGTGCGCTGCGCGTCGTGCTGGTGGTGGTGCTCGCCGGCACCGTGTTCGTGCAGGCATTGATGGTGTGGGCGTTGGCCACCGACCCGGAGGACGGTTCGCTCCCGCTGACCCCGCTTCGCGTGATCACGATCCTGGGCATGGTGTCGGTCCAGGTCGCCCTGGTCTGCGTATGGCGGCTGGTGACGATGGTGCGACGCGGAACCGTGTTCTCCCATGCCGCCTTCCGGTACGTGGACGGCGTGATCGGCGCGATCGTGGCGGCTGCCCTCGTCTGGTTCGCGGTCACGGCCGTCAATGCGCCGGGCCAGCGGGAGGACCCGGGCGTCACCGTCATCATGGGCGGGGTTGGCGTGGCCATCCTGGGGGTCGCGCTCATCGTGCTCGTGCTGCGGATGCTGCTCGCCCAGGCCGTCGCGCGTGACGTCGAAGCGGCGCACATGCAGGCCGAGTTGGACGAGGTGATCTGA
- a CDS encoding ABC transporter permease translates to MGSVTLAVGILGVLNIGLATVKERAEELALRRSLGATESDIAYLVLAESVLTGLAGALLSTALAVALFHPITALVSEDSGAVSFPVGAAATGIAAGTLAGLLGGITPAIRASRQPLAAVMRA, encoded by the coding sequence GTGGGCTCGGTCACCCTCGCGGTCGGCATCCTCGGCGTCCTCAACATCGGCCTGGCCACAGTGAAGGAACGAGCCGAGGAACTCGCCCTCCGCCGCTCGCTCGGCGCGACCGAGAGCGACATTGCCTATCTCGTCCTCGCCGAATCCGTACTGACCGGCCTGGCAGGGGCACTTCTGTCCACCGCCCTGGCCGTCGCGCTGTTCCACCCCATCACCGCGCTCGTGTCGGAGGACTCCGGCGCCGTGTCCTTCCCCGTCGGCGCAGCGGCCACCGGCATCGCCGCGGGTACCCTGGCCGGCCTCCTGGGCGGCATCACCCCCGCCATCCGCGCCAGCCGCCAGCCCCTGGCCGCCGTCATGCGCGCATGA
- a CDS encoding FAD binding domain-containing protein yields MSTEPALTDLSSAVLANGGELRAGGTDTTARQRSGVSTGPFTDLDGAGHLRGTTPLPGGGLRIGALTTLAALAADPQVRAGWPALALSARSAATPQIRAAGTLGGNLLQRNRCWYYRNPHVSCLQKGGTGCPAREGDHHFGVVSGDSRCITPHPSTLAMALLTYDAEAEIHGESPRGVADLYGDGDRLYHADHLLAPDRILTAVRLPAPLPGERAACHRATSRAHAEWPLVEATARLALDGATITHAAVAAGGVARVPLRLPEVEAALLGREATPGVLAAAAATVLARCRPLPQTGYKATLFRDTVLEALEQATAPAAAR; encoded by the coding sequence GTGAGCACCGAGCCCGCCCTCACCGACCTCTCTTCCGCCGTCCTCGCCAACGGCGGGGAGCTGCGCGCCGGCGGCACCGACACCACCGCCCGGCAGCGCAGCGGCGTCTCCACCGGGCCGTTCACCGACCTCGACGGCGCCGGCCACCTGCGCGGCACCACGCCGCTGCCCGGCGGGGGATTGCGGATCGGCGCCCTGACCACCCTCGCCGCGCTGGCCGCCGATCCGCAGGTACGCGCCGGCTGGCCGGCCCTCGCGCTGTCGGCCCGGTCCGCTGCCACTCCGCAGATCCGCGCCGCCGGCACCCTCGGCGGCAACCTGCTCCAACGCAACCGCTGCTGGTACTACCGCAATCCGCACGTCAGCTGCCTCCAGAAGGGCGGCACCGGCTGCCCCGCGCGCGAGGGCGACCACCACTTCGGCGTGGTCAGCGGAGACAGCCGCTGCATCACCCCGCACCCGTCCACCCTCGCGATGGCGCTGCTCACCTACGACGCCGAGGCCGAGATCCACGGCGAATCCCCGCGCGGCGTCGCCGACTTGTACGGGGACGGCGACCGGCTCTACCACGCCGACCACCTGCTGGCGCCGGACCGCATCCTCACCGCGGTCCGGCTGCCCGCGCCCCTGCCCGGCGAACGCGCCGCCTGCCACCGGGCCACCAGCCGGGCCCACGCCGAGTGGCCCCTGGTCGAGGCCACCGCCCGGCTCGCGCTCGACGGCGCCACCATCACGCACGCCGCCGTCGCGGCGGGCGGGGTGGCGCGCGTCCCTCTGCGGCTGCCGGAGGTGGAGGCCGCCCTGCTCGGCCGCGAGGCCACCCCGGGCGTCCTTGCCGCAGCGGCGGCGACGGTACTCGCCCGCTGCCGGCCACTGCCCCAGACCGGCTACAAGGCCACCCTGTTCCGCGACACCGTCCTCGAAGCCCTGGAACAGGCCACCGCCCCGGCCGCGGCCCGCTAG
- a CDS encoding response regulator transcription factor has protein sequence MSIRVLVADDQTIIRTGLRIILNAQPGIEVVGEAADGREAVRLARELRPDVCLFDIRMPVLDGLEATRLVAGPGVADPLAVVVITTFDLDEYVYGSLRAGARGFLLKDTGPDLLAQAVRSASDGEALIAPSVTVRLLQAFADLPAGRPVTQPVSPVTAREEQVLLAVARGLTNTEIADALRISLSTVKTHLASLMAKLGARNRVEIAMWAYETRRILPGT, from the coding sequence GTGTCCATTCGCGTCCTCGTCGCTGACGACCAGACGATCATCCGCACCGGGTTGCGGATCATACTGAACGCCCAGCCCGGCATCGAGGTGGTCGGCGAGGCCGCCGACGGGCGGGAAGCGGTACGTCTGGCCCGCGAACTACGCCCTGACGTCTGCCTGTTCGATATTCGCATGCCCGTACTCGACGGGCTCGAGGCGACCCGGCTGGTCGCCGGCCCGGGCGTCGCCGACCCGCTGGCCGTGGTCGTCATCACCACGTTCGACCTCGACGAGTACGTCTACGGCTCACTGCGTGCCGGCGCCCGCGGATTCCTCCTCAAGGACACGGGACCGGACCTTCTGGCGCAGGCCGTACGGTCGGCGTCCGACGGTGAGGCGCTCATCGCGCCCAGCGTCACCGTCCGTCTGCTCCAGGCATTCGCGGACCTGCCCGCCGGCCGGCCCGTGACCCAGCCGGTCTCCCCCGTCACCGCCCGCGAGGAGCAGGTGCTCCTCGCCGTCGCTCGCGGGCTGACGAACACCGAGATCGCCGATGCACTGCGCATCAGCCTCAGCACGGTGAAGACGCATCTGGCCAGCCTGATGGCCAAACTCGGCGCCCGCAACCGGGTCGAGATCGCGATGTGGGCCTACGAAACGCGCCGTATCCTCCCCGGAACCTGA
- a CDS encoding molybdopterin-dependent oxidoreductase — translation MEFEVNGAPRAVDVDDDPAAVEVVRDRLGLTGTKLVCAGGVCGACTIQVDGEPRVSCLTPAVVLAGRRVTTVEGLAGHPVTRAFAGEDALQCGYCTPGFVVEAAAFFDRWRAGHGRTRPGREEIAEALSGHLCRCGAYERIFSAVAAACAGDYTAPTDGEPVPRTEAPEKIDGSARYTTDLRPEGLLEGVIIRSPHAHAHVRSLEAGDLPLVPLLPPDGVVRYVGQPVAAVAAPDRAAARAAAARVAVDYEVLPAALDVGQARTGEGPLVYEDKAARKRAPGAGETPQLVPARWRGNLRGPSAMSKRPATAVRRITEARARNPERVVEGEFTTAAQTHTPLEPHACLAHWIDGTLHLEVSTQSVKHTAELAAERFGVPADRVVARAVHVGGGFGCKMGLTSDVVAAVELARLHDAPVRVVLDRDEELTDGGYRPGTRIRLAMVADAAGDLSALAIDADSDGGVSVGGTVAALARFMYGKAPRRLRDFDTVTHRPPGAPFRGPGGPTMCWALEQAVDEMAHRLGQDPIALRRRWDGNHKRHALYDWAAALPVWSATRGGTGRFRRGVGVAAANWLYLLDPVTEVELTVEDGVVVARCAVQDMGTGSRTVLRRAVAEGLGLPEERVRADVGRSDAAHGPTSGGSRTTPSLVPAAADAAARLRDALGGGDLAAKLGMADGVRVTGRRPRDHRGFAVPFTLGGVAIGRGFTGSVQVAEVEVDTRLGRIRPLRVWSGISAGRIHQDRLARSQCEGAVVQGIGYALYEERRTDPATGRVLTENLEDYRIPGIGDTPEITVHFHQEGFEHVPGGGVGLGEIATLPTAACLANAVHDATGWRPYDMPIRPDRLLEGLGT, via the coding sequence GTGGAGTTCGAGGTCAATGGCGCCCCGCGCGCGGTGGACGTGGACGACGACCCGGCCGCCGTGGAGGTGGTGCGCGACCGGCTGGGTCTCACCGGCACCAAGCTGGTCTGCGCGGGCGGGGTGTGCGGGGCCTGCACCATCCAGGTCGACGGTGAACCCCGGGTGTCCTGCCTGACGCCCGCCGTCGTGCTGGCCGGCCGGCGGGTGACGACGGTGGAGGGCCTGGCCGGCCACCCGGTGACGCGCGCCTTCGCCGGCGAGGACGCCCTCCAGTGCGGCTACTGCACCCCGGGGTTCGTGGTCGAGGCGGCGGCGTTCTTCGACCGGTGGCGGGCCGGGCACGGCCGCACCCGCCCGGGGCGGGAGGAGATCGCGGAAGCCCTCTCCGGCCACCTGTGCCGCTGCGGGGCGTACGAACGGATCTTCAGCGCGGTGGCCGCGGCCTGCGCGGGCGACTACACGGCGCCGACCGATGGGGAGCCGGTCCCGCGCACCGAGGCCCCGGAGAAGATCGACGGATCGGCCCGGTACACCACGGACCTGCGCCCCGAAGGACTGCTGGAGGGGGTGATCATCCGCTCGCCGCACGCGCACGCCCACGTACGCTCCCTGGAAGCCGGAGACCTCCCGCTGGTGCCGCTGCTGCCTCCCGACGGCGTGGTGCGGTACGTCGGGCAGCCGGTGGCCGCGGTCGCCGCCCCGGACCGGGCCGCGGCGCGGGCGGCCGCAGCGCGGGTCGCGGTGGACTACGAGGTGCTTCCGGCAGCCCTGGACGTGGGCCAGGCCCGGACCGGCGAGGGCCCGTTGGTCTACGAGGACAAGGCGGCGCGCAAACGGGCGCCGGGGGCCGGCGAGACCCCCCAGCTGGTGCCCGCCCGCTGGCGCGGCAACCTGCGGGGCCCGTCCGCCATGAGCAAGCGCCCCGCCACCGCCGTACGCCGCATCACCGAGGCCCGGGCCCGGAACCCCGAGCGGGTGGTCGAGGGCGAGTTCACCACCGCCGCGCAGACCCACACCCCGCTCGAACCGCACGCCTGCCTGGCCCACTGGATCGACGGCACCCTCCACCTGGAGGTGTCCACACAGTCGGTGAAGCACACGGCCGAGCTCGCCGCCGAACGCTTCGGTGTGCCCGCCGACCGGGTGGTGGCGAGGGCCGTCCACGTGGGCGGCGGCTTCGGCTGCAAGATGGGGCTGACCTCCGATGTCGTCGCCGCGGTGGAGCTGGCCCGGCTGCACGACGCCCCGGTGCGGGTGGTGCTGGACCGGGACGAGGAGCTCACCGACGGCGGATACCGGCCCGGCACCCGGATCCGGCTGGCGATGGTCGCGGACGCGGCCGGTGATCTCAGCGCACTGGCCATCGACGCGGACAGCGACGGCGGGGTCTCGGTCGGCGGCACCGTGGCCGCACTGGCTCGGTTCATGTACGGCAAGGCCCCGCGCAGGCTCCGCGACTTCGACACGGTCACCCACCGGCCCCCGGGCGCTCCGTTCCGTGGCCCGGGCGGCCCCACCATGTGCTGGGCCCTGGAGCAGGCCGTCGACGAGATGGCCCACCGGCTCGGACAGGACCCGATCGCCCTGCGCCGCCGCTGGGACGGCAACCACAAGCGGCACGCCCTGTACGACTGGGCCGCCGCGCTTCCGGTCTGGTCCGCCACCCGCGGCGGCACCGGGCGGTTCCGTCGCGGCGTCGGCGTCGCGGCGGCCAACTGGCTGTACCTCCTCGACCCCGTCACCGAGGTCGAGCTCACCGTCGAGGACGGGGTCGTCGTCGCCCGCTGCGCAGTGCAGGACATGGGCACGGGCTCACGGACCGTCCTGCGCCGGGCCGTCGCCGAGGGGCTCGGCCTGCCGGAGGAGCGAGTACGCGCCGACGTCGGCCGGAGCGACGCCGCCCACGGCCCCACCTCCGGCGGCAGCCGCACCACGCCCTCCCTCGTGCCCGCCGCCGCGGACGCCGCCGCCCGGCTGCGCGACGCGCTCGGCGGCGGTGACCTCGCCGCCAAGCTGGGCATGGCGGACGGCGTACGGGTGACAGGCCGGCGCCCCCGCGACCACCGGGGCTTCGCGGTCCCCTTCACCCTGGGCGGTGTGGCGATCGGCCGCGGCTTCACCGGATCCGTGCAGGTCGCCGAGGTCGAGGTCGACACACGGCTCGGACGGATCCGCCCGCTGCGCGTGTGGAGCGGCATCTCCGCGGGCCGCATCCACCAGGACCGCCTCGCCCGGAGCCAGTGCGAGGGCGCCGTCGTCCAGGGCATCGGCTACGCCCTGTACGAGGAACGGCGCACCGACCCGGCCACCGGTCGGGTACTGACCGAGAACCTGGAGGACTACCGCATCCCCGGGATCGGCGACACCCCCGAGATCACCGTCCACTTCCATCAGGAGGGCTTCGAGCACGTCCCCGGCGGCGGTGTCGGCCTCGGCGAGATCGCCACCCTGCCCACCGCGGCGTGCCTGGCCAACGCGGTCCACGACGCGACCGGCTGGCGCCCGTACGACATGCCCATCCGCCCCGACCGGCTCCTGGAAGGACTGGGTACGTGA
- a CDS encoding amidohydrolase family protein: MTDPARVDVHQHLIPPERSRAMADRATALGWPAPAWDKPSAIAMMDRRSIATGVLSYPAPLAAPDDPAGARAGARSVNEYTAELVKDRPDRFGHFAMVDFPYDTARTALHMALNGVPSRYPRIKVILPHAGGFLPYAAHRFAIAAHLHPGTTPESLLTELRRFYFDTAISAGPAALPSLLAFAAPGHVLYGSDFPMLPEEWGTGFDTGLDEYPHWEDGQLHAAVNRGNAELLIPRLTQT; the protein is encoded by the coding sequence ATGACGGACCCCGCACGCGTCGACGTCCACCAGCACCTGATCCCCCCGGAGCGCAGCCGCGCGATGGCCGACCGAGCCACGGCCCTCGGCTGGCCCGCGCCCGCGTGGGACAAGCCGAGCGCGATCGCGATGATGGACCGCCGCTCGATCGCCACCGGCGTCCTGTCCTACCCTGCCCCGCTCGCCGCCCCGGACGACCCCGCCGGAGCCCGCGCAGGAGCCCGGAGCGTGAACGAGTACACCGCCGAGCTGGTCAAAGACCGGCCCGACCGCTTCGGCCACTTCGCCATGGTGGACTTCCCGTACGACACCGCCCGCACCGCCCTGCACATGGCCCTGAACGGTGTTCCGAGCCGTTACCCCCGCATCAAGGTGATCCTGCCCCACGCGGGCGGCTTCCTGCCCTACGCCGCCCACCGCTTCGCCATCGCCGCCCACCTCCACCCCGGCACCACCCCCGAGAGCCTCCTGACCGAGCTGCGGCGCTTCTACTTCGACACCGCCATCTCCGCCGGCCCGGCCGCCCTGCCCTCGCTCCTCGCCTTCGCCGCGCCCGGACACGTCCTGTACGGCAGCGACTTCCCCATGCTCCCCGAAGAGTGGGGCACCGGATTCGACACCGGACTGGACGAGTACCCCCACTGGGAGGACGGCCAACTGCACGCCGCCGTCAACCGCGGCAACGCCGAACTCCTCATCCCCCGGCTCACCCAGACCTGA